From Gossypium raimondii isolate GPD5lz chromosome 11, ASM2569854v1, whole genome shotgun sequence:
CCTCCCTATACCAAGATGATCCTTCTAGGGGAAGAAAACATTTACCTTATCATCTGGAGAGGTCAATTGTAACGAACTTAGAGGGGAAGCACGTGACACATTATGAATTGTTCCAAAGTTAGGCCCTATGGGGAGAGAGCTGCATATCGGGGCTATTGAGGTCATGGGGGCCGTAGGAGTGGAGCATACAACAACATCTCTCCTAGGCACTATAGGTTCCTTCCCTTTCCTATGGCGAACTAGATTCGTATTGCTATTATCTTTTGTGCTTACAGATTTCTCCTCTATTTTTTGCTTTATACGACCACTGCCACCAACCCCTTGCCCTAGAGCACTAAGGTCTTTATTTCCTCGCAAATTCAGCATAAGCGAGTCTATATCCATAGTGTGTTTGAGCTCGCTTGACGAACTGGTTGATTTCCTTGAAGAAACAACGGCGATGCCTGCATCATCAATAACATTATCACTAGTATCATTATGCATCGCGTGAGAGCTTATCAACCCTTTCTGATAACTTTTAAATGAGGAGGACCAATTGCGAGGACACAACTTAtagaaagaatagaaaaaaatctaggctatttctttttctctaacAAATTAAACCTATGTCATCGGAGGCCTCGTGCGGCCAAACGATTAGTGGGTAAGACGTTGTCAGGGTCAGCACCCTCCTTAACGTCAACTGCTCGGTAGCCATTAGGGATTTGTTCACAGAGACAATAATGGAATATATTCCTAATAGTAAAAAGATTTTTCAATCTTAAGACATGGCCCCTATGCAGCCTTTGTATTGATCAATGACGAGTACAGACTTAAGGGGTTGGCGTTAGAGGTAAACAACTTTGCTAGGTAATGACCACTTAATCGAGAACTCAAAATCACCCATAAATTTCTTCCTGACTCTAATATATTTATAGCGATTGAGGCGAAGGTTAAACACCTAGTTACGAATGATTGGTTCATGCCCTTCTCGAACACTAAAACACGCCATTCCCACCATTAGCCCCTAATTGCAAACCTTCAATTGATAGATATGCTAAAAGATACTGAGTAGATGTGGCTCCTCTCATAGGCAACAATCAATAAAAATACACTTAGAGTCCACCACGAGAAGTCGGCAAGTTGTCTTGGAACGATTTCATacttctttaaaataatatagaagAATGGGTGGAGGGGGAGATGAAACCCAGCTTCAAGCAGATAGAGAGGAGTAAGAAACCCTCCTCGGTGTCGCTTAATCGTTTTTCTCCTCCGACAATGTCGAAATCAAATGAAGTTTGGTAAACAGATTCTTGAATCGCTAGATGCCAAACCATATCCTACTCTTTGGTCATATATCGGTATGCGATGGCTTCTACAATAGTGCTAGCATCATGAGGCCTTTGCAAGACACCACCTCTAACATCTGAGTCGACCCTACGCCGCTGTTGGCCACAACCAATATGACCATAGCCCCTTCCACCAAAACCCATTCTAACCCTAACTATGTTTCACAATCATCCTAAAATAAGGAAAGAATAGAAGAAGAATGAATGATTTACCTCTAGACCAATGATGATTTTAAAAGCAAACCAATAGAAGAGTTAACCAAATGCAAGCAAAGTAAGAAAATAgggtttcaaaaaatttaaaaagaataaaaaatttaggggAAAATTAATCTTTTACGTGACGATTCCTCTCCTTTAAACTGTTAGATTGACAGAAATGTATCCTATaagtttcaaaatcaaaattttcatccagACCCACCATTACACATTCAACACGTTTGAGCTTCTCAGAAGGGTCACTTTATAACCCTTCTTTAACTAGTCGGGGGGACAGATTGTTACCACTACGTGTCTTGAAACCTGGTTCAACTAGCAACCCGACTACCCGAGCATGGCGACCCAACTTGGAAACCCAAACTGCTCACCATTCCCTGTTCGCTTGATGGCCACGGCTCACCACTCTTTCACAACTCGCCAATTCACCAGGTAGTTGATCCGCAGTTTGCCATTGCCATGTTTGCTGGTTGGTCAGTTCGCCATTCTCCAGCTTTACTTCTCAACTCACTGTTCCCCAGCTCGCTTACTCACGAGAAGGCCTTTTTAGATCTACCTCTGAGGTTATGTGTCAGACCTAGAGGGGCAATGTGTTGTTGTGCATGGCACCTAATTATCCCCTAGCACGTCCTATTAGAGAACTGTGCCTTATAAATATGAAGATAGCTTCCATGAGAAGGGGACCGGAGAGAAAGCTTTCaacaaaaagttgaaaaagaaagaaaattaagtgGTTTGAGCAcatttttctttgcattatttcatttctactttttttatttactcgagtagttttttagtttttttaacattaatctcattataagttcttATAATATCTGtcttttttgatacaatgcctaaaactacccatagcccctccccaacatttaaataggaggataatatgcTTCAGCGCACTTAAACCCACGACCTCCTGCACTTGTAATAATGCCAATACCAATCGAGCTAATACTCAATCAacagttttttattttctttaagtaaTCATTATTTAGAGTAGTAATGCAAAACACTCAAAagcatattaaaatttctaacttataccaataccaaaatttttattataagtagtagttttttttataatattagatatTTATGTATGCGCTCGAAGTGCACGAAAGATTTTCCCATTATCTAAAACAGGAAAATTCATAGTTATCCATATTCCAAACATCAAAAGtcatttataataattactaataattattaatattcttttacaaatttacacTTATCTATATAAATTTGGATAAATAGTTGCCAATAAACTTACACGTTCTCTTATCTAGATTCAATTCAAAAGtgcattttattaattttttatttttgtaaaattttccttttaaattttaaataattattaatacctttttccataatttctataaaatttatagTGAATCTGTACACATTCCAAATATgcgttttattaatttatatatttttgaaagttttcatatttgaatttttatatttttaattgttaataatttttaaagatttttttagtAGTTTTCCTTGTTTAGAATCTAAGCCAAAAAACCATTAACAGTCATATTGGATATTGGCAATTTTGTTGATAAAAGAAGtcaattgatttgattttttaataaatgtgatgcactttttatttaatagagattttcaattttttattgagctaagctaaaattaaatataaaaaattcaggTAGAAATCCAACTGCGGCGTTGACGACTCCAGTACCTTTTAACTTACAATTTATTATACACCAAGGATTTAGAAGACGGTGTGGAAAGAAacaaatgataatttatgatactctaattaagtaataagaACAACCACAACAAAACTTGGAGATTTCTGGATTCACGCAGCACGCCACCAAACTCACCAACAAATTTTGGTAAATTCAGCAGCTGCACCTACACCATCATATTCAGCCAAAAAGATGCTAACCCTTGAACATTTTAGCCAAAAAGCAATACTAAAAAGAATGAAATCATACATGCACCAAAGTTCGGAGATAACAACCACAATGCCGCAAACCTCGAAAACAGTTCACTCCTTTTTTGATTTGGAAAGTGCTCTCTTCCTCTGCCCGAGCATATAATGGTACAAGTGAGGACTACCTGCAACAATATCAAGCCCTTCGAATAAGCATGAATGAGGCAAGTAATCAATCAAGCCGAGATGATGTGTTAAAATGAGGAATTGCTTAGTTCATACCTGGGACATAGATTCCAAGGGCAAGAATTGCAGCATAGAAGTAATCAAAGGAGAAATTCCACTTGTTTGGCATTCTAAAGCAATACTTCTCAGAAGCCTGTAGACACACCAGTTTTATGCAATGAACATACAATAATCATGTGCTTTTTAGTCTTATACCGGTTCTATTAGAATTAAATGCTAAACGGCGCAACATGAATTGACCATCAACAGGGAAACTCCACTTGATACATCTATAActtttggattgaattaaatgattggGTGAAATTACCTTGATATATGGCAAGGCAAAGTAGATCAGACCAACTTCACTGCTGATGCCAGTTGGATACAAAACCAAGAATGTGCTATACCTGCTCGGAGAAAACGAATATTAGCAAAATGAACACCAAGGATTCGGTGACTTTGTTCAGGGTTTAACAAGAATAGAAGACATGCGTTATTTACCTAAGCCACAAATGCCATGAAGGTGCAAAACCAAAGGCCTCCTTCATGCCAAAGAATGAATAGCGAATAATCTGCAATTACAGggaatttatgtaaaattaaaatcagGATTACATCAGCGTCTATAAAAGAAATGCCCTTCGGCAGGAGGAACTCTTGGAGGACATATACCagcatttttcataatttatgtaCAGAGAAACATTAGCTCTGAGCAAAGGATCGCATAACAGTAGAAAAACAATAAGAACAGGCCTAAATACTAAGTTCTAAACTATGTTACCGGACTCGAACTGTATTGGATAAAGGCATATTCCATGTATTTGAAAGGTTTCTGAATGGTCACAGGTATATGTGTCCGATAGGGGtacttaaaaaggaaaatgatagAGTAAGACTTTTAAACACAAGAAGGGCACAAACACAAATGCCTACGAATCGAACTATATTTGTATTTCTTGTTTCAGCAAAAGTAAAATCATGAATTAAGAATCAAGTTCCTGACCCCAGTTAGAAATAGCAGTCTCAAGTAATCAACTTTACCAAACAATATGCTCCAAACAATGATAATAAAAGAAGATTACAtgtggtaaaattttttttccatattattATACTTTGCGAAATAAAATTAAGATCTCAAACCTAAAAAAAGCATGATCATTATCAACTAATGTATAATAACATCTTCATTGGTTTCAAGCCTAGATCATCAACGTATGGGCCTTTGCATTGATCAACTATCAAGAACGGATATCAGACAATGGATACAGCAATggcaagaagaaagaaaaaacataagATCAGCAAACGAGAAGGTCTATGTTTTAGGGGCTATAACAATATGGGAATTATGGAAGCATAGAAACGAGATCTGTTTTAATGGGAAAGCCCCTAATCCATATGGTGTAGTAGTACGCATTGCTAAGACTTGCTCTGAGGTCTCCCTGGCATGCCAGCAGATCAAGATCATTAAAGGAAATATGATGACTCATAGGAAGCCGGAGCCTCTCCTATCCTACATGTCTGAGATGCCATTTTAGGATTACTCATGAAGTGGGACCACAAAAAAATGGCTCGTGAAGCTGTTAAACTGGAGAAACACGCCGCGGTCACCCACACATAAAATTAACTGGCCGTGATCTTGTGTTTTTAAGCTTTTGAGATGTACCATAAAAAAGTCCATATCATCACTAATTACAACTCCTAATTTTAAccacaattttctttttggggggggggggaacagaattaagttaaatttacctCTGTAATGGCCCAACTGATGACCAAAGAAGTAACAAGAATGTGAGTTCGAATCTGCGAATCACGATcatcatttcaattttaactaaaactaagagaaaaagagaaaagaagaagtaTAGAACTATAGattgtaactttttttgttACCTCAGGAAAACTCCATAAAATTCCCCAAGTTAAATACAATCTTGATCCTATCTGCGGCAGAGTTGATGACACCGGTGACCTAACCAGACCtgcaaaaattaacaaaatgaatttcaaaattcaaaacatttaaaaaaaataaaattagtgaattatctaaaaaatatcgtaaatttgaaatgaagaagaagagggcACTCCGCAATCACCTATTAAGCCATGAAGAATCTGTCAagtaaaagagaaacaaatttaattaaatttaacacaatgggaaagaaaatttcaaattacagCAAATTTAAGACAGATTGGAGTGAGCAGAAGAAGAAAACCTCCATAACGGCAGCGGATTGAGCTAGAAGGAGAGGCTTTTCGACAGCATTATAGACATGTTCATGACCTGATTCTTTCAAAGCCTTTAACGCTAAAAACAGAACCTGAAACCTGCAAAGAAGAACAAAGGAGTTACACAACTAGACGTTCAAAATGGAAGATTATGAAAAAGAAAGTAGATCTGAGATGAGCGAGCTTGCCAGCCGATGAAGACGAGCCAATTATAGATGGAAAGGTAGAGCCGCCTGAGAACAGTCAAAGCCGACGCCATGGGAACCCAAAAGTAAAGGAAACGAagattatatttgatttgtggGGAAAAAGGCTAGCTAGAGAGTAGAATAAATGAACAAGTTTATATGGAGTAATGGGAGGGACTGGGATGATGGGAAGCAAGCTGAAATCTCTATGACCTAGAGAGAGAAAATGGAGATGAACTGGGTTGTTTCAGAATGGGGCAATTGACCCAAAATAATGTCAACTTTccatacaaataataattatcatcaagtaaccattttaaggaaaatttataacattagtTGATGTAAAACGCATAAATTGCAAAtctttagattttaattttaatccaaattaaattggttaggtaaaattttgctattagtctaATACTATATATAAGTTACGGGTTTAGTCCATATTtccaatttgatcatttttagtttctatatattttaaattttgtaatttcaatcCTAACTCAAATGGTTATTGTTAAACCCATAATTAAAAATGACGATTTTTGTGAATATTATGTGAAAATCGCAAGTTGGCATGGTATTACACATACGATGATATCATGTTTGTCACCTAAGAtttcaaaaataacaaattttaacttagtcAGCATTTGTTCACAAAATATAAGATTACCTTTGGAAATAGGATTATCGAATGTAAGATTACTCAACACAGTACTAGGTATCAACATTACTCTCTTTGGTTCCTTTGATtagaatgcaaaattttattatttaattgacataatgtaaaattaacaaaattaaattttacta
This genomic window contains:
- the LOC105804148 gene encoding very-long-chain (3R)-3-hydroxyacyl-CoA dehydratase PASTICCINO 2, giving the protein MASALTVLRRLYLSIYNWLVFIGWFQVLFLALKALKESGHEHVYNAVEKPLLLAQSAAVMEILHGLIGLVRSPVSSTLPQIGSRLYLTWGILWSFPEIRTHILVTSLVISWAITEIIRYSFFGMKEAFGFAPSWHLWLRYSTFLVLYPTGISSEVGLIYFALPYIKASEKYCFRMPNKWNFSFDYFYAAILALGIYVPGSPHLYHYMLGQRKRALSKSKKE